The following is a genomic window from Moorella sp. Hama-1.
GTCGCCCTTACGGGCATAGAGGAAGCCGGTAAACCTCTGGCTCACTTTACCGCCGCACTCCGGGCAACGGACCTTATCCCTGTCCTTGATCGCTGCAAACTGGCTGAAGAGGTGCCCGCAGTCATTACATTTAAAATCATAGGTCGGCATGACCTCATCTCCCTTCCCTGGTGATTATAACACCTCGCGCCCTTCTCTGCCAACACCGGCAACCGAACCCTCCCCGCCTGCCGGCGGTACAGCCTCCGGTGGCAGGACGCGACAAACAAAGTGATCCAGGTCCACCGTCAGGTCCAGGGAAGAGGGTACGGTATAGGGCTTCCCATCGGCATGGTAAAGGAGACGTACCCGCGGCTGGTGGGAATGCCCCCGGGAGGTGCCGGTAACCACCCCAACTTCGCCGTTATTCAATTCCACCATAGTTCCCGCCGGGTAGGCAGCTACATTGAGCAAAAAGGCCTTGATTATCCGGTAGTCATGGGTAAAATTCCCTGCTCCGGCCAGCATTTCGTAGGCTTCATAGGGCGGGTAAGCTCGCCGGTAAACCCGGTCCGCCGTCAGGGCATCGTAAACGTCGACGACACCGGTAATCCGGGCGAACTCATGGATCTCTTCCCCTTTTAATCCCCGGGGGTAACCACTGCCGTTAAAACGTTCATGGTGTTCCAAGGCCACCCGGGCCGACACCAGGCTTACTTCCTTCTGTAACCGGAGGATATCAAAACCGCATTGGGCATGACGGCAAACCAGCTCGTATTCCTCTACCGTCAGCCGGCCGGGTTTGTTCAAGATATGTAAGGGTATACAGGTCTTACCGATATCATGGAGCAGAGCGCCCACCCCCAGGTGCAGGAGGGCGGAGCGGGTGTAATGCAGGGTCAGGCCCGTAACCATGGCCAGGATGCAGACATTTACCGAGTGGGCGAAGGTATAATCATCCAGGGCGCGGATATCGGTCAAATTAAGCATCAATTCTTTCCGGTCCAGGAGATCCTCCAGGAGGCTGTTGACCACCCGTTCAAGGCGGGCGTAATCAGCCAGCAGGGGGGCTTGCCCTCTTTCCCCCTCCTGTTGAGAGCCGAAAAGGTCTCTCACGGCCTTAACGGCCTGTAGCCGGGTTTTCTCGTTGACGACGTCTTCTATTTCCAGGTCGCCAGCTTCCTCATCCCGGATATATACGGCCGGTATACCCAGTTCCCTCAAGCGAATCAGGTAGCTGGGTTTCAGGGTTACGTCTTTATTCAGTAAAACCTGACCGTCGGCGTTATAAATAGCCCGGGCTACCACCATCCCCGGCTGCAAGGCATCAACTGGCAATTTACGCACTACCGGCCACTCCTCTTCCCGCCACTCCTTTATTTCGACATTGGGGAAAAAAATCCTTCACAGCAATAGCCTCCGGGGGCAGGCGGCAGGAAAAACAACTGCCGGTAGCGAACTTTTTTATTAAACAGGTTTGCAGGGAGATGATACTTATGCCCCTGGCTACCGTCCAGATCTGGGAGGGTGTCGACCGGGCCAGAAAGCAGAAACTCATCGAGGCCCTCCGCGCGGCCATGATCAAATACGGGGGCCTGGACCCGGAGGAGATCTATATCGTCGTCCAGGACCTATCCCGGGATAGCTATACCATTAAGAACGTCTTGAGTTCCGAGGACACCCTGACCTGCGCCACCGTCCGCGGTTGCTCCTTCAGCGGCCAGGAGGGCTGCCTGCTGAAGCAGGGTAAAAACTGCTGGGAGACGGACCATGGTTGCCCCTTGAACCCCTGCGCCGGCAAGCATGACGAGTGTAATTTCTTCCGCCACGTCCAGTTGATGGAGGTTGTCAACCAGTAATTCATTTTAGCCCGGTCGTATTTCTGGGCTTCCGTGTTAGTTAAAGGGGAGTTAGCCCTTCCAAAAAGGACGCTATCAAAAAAAAACCACCCTGACTGGGTGGTTTTTCTTATTTTGAATGCTGGTTGTGGGGGAAAATGCTGTAACCGGGATCCCTTTGCTGGCGGTAGAGGTAATACCCCAGGGCCAGAACCGCTCCACATAAGATAACAATACCATAAATCATTGCCTGCACCCCCATAGATCGGCTGGTACCCGTTTATTAACAATGCCGTTATTGGCCTTTCCTACATTTCTTAGTATAGGGGGTAGTAACCGGAGTGTCAAGGTTTGAACCTGGCGACAGACTGACGCAGCGAAACAAAACTCACGCCAGGCCGACCCGGCCGGCCAACCCGTGTTCGTGCAGGCTCACTGTATCCTTCAGGACGCGGATATACTTTATTTCCGGATCCTCCGTCCCCTGCAAGTCGGCGTGTTCATTTTTGAGCAGGGTGACGTAATCGATAATCTCCCTGGTAATGACCTCGCCCGGGCACACCAGGGGGATACCTGGCGGGTAGGCCGTGATGGCCTCGGCGCTAATCTCACCCTCGGCCTGCTCCAGTTCCAGGCTGCGGGTCTGGCTATAGAACGCCTCCCGGGGTAAGGCCGCCATCCGGGGGATGGCCGGCAGGGGCGGGCAAAAGCGAATTACGTTTTTCCGGGAGCGTTCCCCGGCGATGGCTTTAAAGGCGGCTACCAGCCGGCCGGCGGTCTCCTCGTCGTCGCCGATGGAGACCAGGAGCAGGACGTTATAAAGGTCAGAGAGTTCCACCTGGATCTTGTATTCCTGCCGCAGCCGGGTTTCCATCTCGTAACCCGTCATCCCCAGGCCCTGGACGTTAACGGTAATCTTGGTGGGATCCAGGTAGCTGCACCCCGGCAGGTGAGTCACCTCATCGCCCATAATGGCTAGCCCCTCAATGCGAGCCAGCTCTCCGCGAATCCACCGGGCCAGGGCCAGGGTGCGCTCCAGGAGTTCCCGACCCCGGAGGGCCATCTGCTTCCGGGCCACATCCAGGGAGGCCAGCAGGATATATGAGGGACTGGTGGTCTGGGAGAGATTCAGGACAGCTTTAATATGCTTGGGGTCCAATCTCCCGCCCTGGAGCAGAAGAAAAGAACTCTGGGTCATAGAACCGGCCAGTTTATGGGCGCTGCTGGCCGCCAGGTCGGCTCCTGCCTCCATGGCCGAGTCAGGCAGGGCGTCATGAAACTTCAGGTGGGCACCGTGGGCCTCATCCACCAGGACCGGCACGTTATACCTGTGGGCGACGACGACAATCTCCTTTAAAGGGGGCACGGTGCCGTAGTAATTGGGGCTGATAACGAAAACGGCCCTGGCATCCGGGTGTTCCCTTAACGCCCCTTCTACTTGTTCCGGGGTGATGCCCATGGAGATGCCGAAGTCAGTGTTGATGGCCGGTTCAATATAAACCGGCCGGGCTCCGCTCAGGATGAGGCCCCCCAGGGCCGAGCGGTGGGCATTGCGGGGGATGATAATCTTATCGCCCGGCTGGCAGACGGCCAGGATCATGGCCTGGATACCGGAGGTGGTACCGTTGACCAGAAAAAAGGCCTGTTCTGCCCCGTAGGCCGCCGCCGTCAGTTCCTCTGCCTCCCGGATGACATCCCGGGGATTGCAGATATTATCCAGTCCCGGCACGCAGGTGAGGTCCATGGCCAGGACCTTCTCACCCACGTATTCTTTAAACTCGGGCAGGGCCCGGCCCTGTTTATGGCCGGGCACATGGAAGGGTATAATGCCTGCATCGATATATTGCTTTACCGCTGTAAAAACCGGCGTCCGGGTCTGGTCGAGCACGGCCATCACCCCCATGTATCTTTTGCAACAGAAATTATTACAACATAAACCGGGTGGGGATGCAAGAAGTTTTTTCCCTATATTCTTATGGGCTGCGGCCGCAATTAGTTACCCCGAATTAAAAAGGAGCCACCTGGATGGTGACTCCTCCGAAATGAGATGTGTGAGGTGGGAGGTGGGAGGCTTGGTGAAACTGGCTGCGCCAGTTTCAGATTAAAGCTTGTCGCCTCTCATTTCTTCCCTTCGTTGGTGGCTGCCCGCCGCCATTGTCGACTCCTCCGAAAATAGACTTCTCCCCAAAATGGTTACAACTTACAGCAACTGCTGCGGGGCTGGCGGTACAGGTCTCCAGGCTCCATGGTTCTCGGCGAGCAAACTTGACGCTCAGTTGCTTAAGCGGCGGGGATGGCTCCACTTTATCCCTTTGAATAATCCCAGCGGGGATTGGAACTCTTAGTTCCTACACTTACGCTACAATCCCCATCCCGTTCACCGCCGCCTCACCTCGGCTTCGCTGAGTTTGCTTTTCGCCTCGAACCAAGTCGCCCTTCGCCTGTAACCTCCGGCCCCTGCTTAGCCTACCTTTCCTAATTCGTGGCGGGGTCTAGAACTCGTGAGGGGCTTCCTAACCCTTACTTCGCTCCCAGTTCTTCGGCCACCGGTTCCAGGCAGTCCCGGCGGCCGACTTTGACAAAGCGATCCTGCAATTTGGCCATGACTTCGGGCATGGTGGTGTACTCCATGTCCTCCAGGGGCAGGCGGTGGGGCTCAAAGGGACCCAGGGAACGCAGGTAGTTGGCGATCTCGTTGGCCGTCTGGCGGGCTTTATCAAAGGCCACGTCGCCGAAGAAGTCCTGGGGACCAACCAAACGTCCCCCGGCCAGCTGGAAGCCCATGGCCACCACCCGCGGCGGCCCGTCGAAACGCGTCGGCGCCGACTGGTTCATCCCTACAGGCATCAGGGGACCAATGTGAGAGCCGCGCATCCAGCCGGCCACCAGGTGGGGGTTGGCGAAGGGCTCCAGGGCCTCGCCTACGGCCGGCAGGCCGCTCTGGCAGCGGACGATACA
Proteins encoded in this region:
- a CDS encoding FmdB family zinc ribbon protein yields the protein MPTYDFKCNDCGHLFSQFAAIKDRDKVRCPECGGKVSQRFTGFLYARKGDPGASSTGSSCSGGSCSSCSGCH
- a CDS encoding HD-GYP domain-containing protein, with protein sequence MRKLPVDALQPGMVVARAIYNADGQVLLNKDVTLKPSYLIRLRELGIPAVYIRDEEAGDLEIEDVVNEKTRLQAVKAVRDLFGSQQEGERGQAPLLADYARLERVVNSLLEDLLDRKELMLNLTDIRALDDYTFAHSVNVCILAMVTGLTLHYTRSALLHLGVGALLHDIGKTCIPLHILNKPGRLTVEEYELVCRHAQCGFDILRLQKEVSLVSARVALEHHERFNGSGYPRGLKGEEIHEFARITGVVDVYDALTADRVYRRAYPPYEAYEMLAGAGNFTHDYRIIKAFLLNVAAYPAGTMVELNNGEVGVVTGTSRGHSHQPRVRLLYHADGKPYTVPSSLDLTVDLDHFVCRVLPPEAVPPAGGEGSVAGVGREGREVL
- a CDS encoding tautomerase family protein, which codes for MPLATVQIWEGVDRARKQKLIEALRAAMIKYGGLDPEEIYIVVQDLSRDSYTIKNVLSSEDTLTCATVRGCSFSGQEGCLLKQGKNCWETDHGCPLNPCAGKHDECNFFRHVQLMEVVNQ
- a CDS encoding aminotransferase class I/II-fold pyridoxal phosphate-dependent enzyme, producing the protein MAVLDQTRTPVFTAVKQYIDAGIIPFHVPGHKQGRALPEFKEYVGEKVLAMDLTCVPGLDNICNPRDVIREAEELTAAAYGAEQAFFLVNGTTSGIQAMILAVCQPGDKIIIPRNAHRSALGGLILSGARPVYIEPAINTDFGISMGITPEQVEGALREHPDARAVFVISPNYYGTVPPLKEIVVVAHRYNVPVLVDEAHGAHLKFHDALPDSAMEAGADLAASSAHKLAGSMTQSSFLLLQGGRLDPKHIKAVLNLSQTTSPSYILLASLDVARKQMALRGRELLERTLALARWIRGELARIEGLAIMGDEVTHLPGCSYLDPTKITVNVQGLGMTGYEMETRLRQEYKIQVELSDLYNVLLLVSIGDDEETAGRLVAAFKAIAGERSRKNVIRFCPPLPAIPRMAALPREAFYSQTRSLELEQAEGEISAEAITAYPPGIPLVCPGEVITREIIDYVTLLKNEHADLQGTEDPEIKYIRVLKDTVSLHEHGLAGRVGLA